In Uranotaenia lowii strain MFRU-FL chromosome 2, ASM2978415v1, whole genome shotgun sequence, one genomic interval encodes:
- the LOC129749169 gene encoding RWD domain-containing protein 4: MSETKEMQTDEREALISIYEGDSSFKQINAETYQYKYGEDDEKKSFLLEISWHENYPNELPTINMDTFYNRNISRTVKDRIIAMLKEEGDQWLGCGMTYTLFECLKDKVEDLLVDENCNADNDQQIIGTGHPDGEPGADDDENSSDAEGDERGNRTGGGTGAGGGQKKEHLTKAQKRKQWDRVDNKGNRPRGWDWVDIVKHLSQTGGKPE; encoded by the exons ATGTCCGAAACGAAGGAAATGCAAACGGATGAGAGGGAGGCGCTAATTTCCATCTACGAGGGCGACAGTTCCTTCAAACAGATCAACGCTGAAACTTATCAATATAAG TACGGCGAGGACGATGAGAAAAAGTCATTCCTGCTAGAAATAAGTTGGCATGAAAATTATCCCAACGAGCTTCCAACTATTAATATGGATACGTTTTACAACAGGAATAT TTCCCGCACCGTAAAGGATCGGATAATCGCAATGCTAAAAGAGGAAGGTGACCAGTGGCTGGGCTGCGGCATGACCTACACTCTGTTCGAGTGCCTTAAAGACAAGGTGGAGGATCTGCTGGTGGACGAGAACTGCAATGCTGACAATGATCAGCAAATCATCGGTACCGGTCATCCAGATGGAGAACCGGGAGCCGATGACGATGAAAATTCCTCCGACGCCGAGGGTGACGAACGGGGGAACCGAACCGGTGGAGGAACTGGCGCAGGTGGAGGACAGAAGAAAGAACATCTCACCAAGGCACAAAAACGGAAACAGTGGGACCGAGTCGATAACAAGGGCAATCGTCCCAGGGGCTGGGATTGGGTGGACATTGTTAAGCATTTGTCGCAAACCGGCGGAAAGCCGGAGTAA